One region of Elstera cyanobacteriorum genomic DNA includes:
- the ubiT gene encoding ubiquinone anaerobic biosynthesis accessory factor UbiT translates to MFAANVSLPNRQAIPLVPPILAAGLRSVPPSLVSATVTRFTRCLLKRHPAVLDRLGEFRRCCFAVVATDIPLCFLIDLRGGGRVALAPADTPADARISGPLAALIGMVQGVWDGDALFFSRDLTVEGDTAAVLALRNAIDATEVDFGAEVAALCGPLNPLAVVALRQAARLTGVPFFRPREGR, encoded by the coding sequence ATGTTTGCCGCCAACGTCTCTCTACCCAACCGTCAGGCAATCCCGCTCGTTCCACCGATTTTAGCCGCAGGCCTTCGCAGTGTGCCGCCGAGTTTGGTTTCCGCGACGGTGACCCGCTTCACCCGCTGCTTGCTGAAACGGCATCCGGCTGTATTGGATCGTTTGGGCGAATTTCGGCGCTGCTGTTTTGCGGTTGTCGCAACCGACATCCCACTCTGTTTTCTAATTGATCTGCGCGGGGGCGGGCGGGTCGCGCTCGCGCCCGCCGACACCCCCGCAGATGCGCGGATTTCCGGGCCATTGGCCGCTTTGATCGGCATGGTGCAGGGCGTTTGGGACGGCGATGCGCTGTTTTTTTCACGAGATCTAACCGTGGAGGGTGACACGGCGGCGGTTCTGGCGTTGCGCAATGCGATTGATGCAACCGAGGTGGACTTTGGGGCCGAAGTCGCAGCCCTGTGCGGGCCATTGAACCCGCTGGCGGTCGTAGCCCTTCGGCAGGCTGCGCGGCTGACCGGCGTGCCGTTCTTCCGTCCACGGGAGGGCCGGTGA
- a CDS encoding UbiD family decarboxylase, with protein MRRTLPPFPDLRAFLDWCKKAGTLHGIAAPVALQEEMTAVHAGVLARGGPVLRFDQPIRPDGQAAEMSVITNLFGTEDRVAAGLGVTRAEIPALGAFLAALRTPAPPDGVRDAVRRLPQLKALLASRDRRLDRAPVQECMHTPPDLTRLPVPVCWPGDAGPLITWPVVLTRPAGSDPADSGQYNAGVYRAQPLGPDRLILRWLAHRGGAAHHRSWAQAGARMPVAIILGADPALLLAAALPLPETVSELGFSGVLRGSRTRLTAARTVPLHVPADAEIILEGWIAPNETAPEGPFGDHTGYYNAVEPFPVMRISAITHRRDPLYLSTYTGRPPDEPSVIGAVFNDLALPVIRQQIPEVRDLWLPPAACSYRIAIVSIEKRYPGQARRAMLALWGMLPQFTYTKMILVVDDDINPRDWNDVAWALATRFDPARDSVILDRTPMDYLDFASPLEGLAGKIGLDATTKIGAETKRPFGTVMRHSPTAEAAAMAILAREGFA; from the coding sequence ATGCGGCGGACACTGCCCCCTTTTCCCGATCTGCGGGCGTTTTTGGACTGGTGCAAGAAGGCGGGAACCCTGCATGGGATTGCCGCTCCGGTCGCACTTCAGGAGGAGATGACCGCCGTTCACGCCGGGGTTCTGGCCCGCGGTGGGCCGGTCCTGCGCTTCGATCAGCCTATCCGGCCCGACGGGCAAGCCGCTGAAATGTCCGTAATAACGAACCTGTTCGGGACCGAGGATCGGGTGGCCGCCGGTTTGGGCGTCACACGGGCGGAAATTCCGGCGCTAGGGGCCTTCTTGGCAGCGCTGCGCACCCCTGCGCCCCCCGATGGCGTCCGCGATGCGGTTCGACGGTTACCGCAGCTTAAAGCGCTGCTCGCCAGCCGCGACCGGCGGCTCGACCGCGCCCCGGTTCAGGAATGCATGCACACTCCGCCCGATCTGACCCGCCTTCCGGTGCCGGTCTGTTGGCCAGGGGATGCCGGTCCGCTGATAACGTGGCCGGTAGTGCTCACCCGTCCCGCAGGTTCAGACCCTGCCGACAGCGGGCAATATAACGCCGGGGTCTATCGCGCCCAGCCTCTCGGCCCGGACCGGCTGATTCTACGTTGGCTCGCCCATCGCGGCGGGGCGGCGCATCATCGAAGCTGGGCGCAGGCCGGTGCAAGGATGCCGGTGGCCATTATACTGGGGGCCGATCCTGCTTTGTTGCTGGCGGCAGCTCTACCCTTGCCCGAAACGGTCTCCGAGCTTGGCTTTTCCGGCGTATTGCGTGGCAGCCGCACCCGTTTAACCGCCGCCCGAACCGTTCCCCTGCACGTCCCCGCCGATGCTGAAATCATCCTCGAGGGCTGGATCGCCCCGAACGAAACCGCGCCGGAAGGGCCTTTCGGCGACCATACCGGCTATTACAATGCGGTCGAACCTTTCCCCGTCATGCGGATCAGCGCTATTACCCATCGACGCGACCCGCTGTATCTTTCGACCTATACGGGACGCCCGCCCGACGAACCGTCAGTCATCGGCGCAGTGTTCAACGATCTCGCCCTGCCGGTCATCCGTCAGCAGATCCCGGAAGTGCGCGATCTTTGGCTCCCGCCTGCAGCCTGTTCCTACCGCATTGCCATCGTTAGCATCGAAAAACGTTACCCAGGCCAGGCCCGACGGGCGATGCTGGCCCTGTGGGGAATGCTGCCACAATTCACCTACACGAAGATGATCCTTGTGGTGGACGATGATATTAACCCCCGTGATTGGAACGATGTGGCCTGGGCCCTGGCCACCCGCTTCGATCCGGCACGGGATAGTGTAATTCTGGACCGGACACCGATGGATTATCTCGATTTCGCCAGCCCGCTCGAAGGTCTCGCGGGTAAGATCGGGCTAGATGCAACCACAAAGATTGGGGCGGAAACTAAACGCCCCTTCGGCACGGTGATGCGCCATTCCCCCACCGCCGAAGCGGCGGCAATGGCAATTTTAGCGCGGGAGGGATTCGCATGA
- a CDS encoding Crp/Fnr family transcriptional regulator — protein sequence MVTEKLDQALVRSFPIFQNTPAADLGTMLNHASPRQVSPGSSVFTQGAMADSFYVLLFGRLKVVQTTRDGHQVIVRHVNPGDLFGIAQALARPDYPATAIALTDSRMLFWNAALWSSFLSLSPAFAQNALHAVGQRLQEAHTRIQELTTEEVERRIAHAVLHLAERSGRPAEGGVLLDFPITRQDIAEMTGTTLHTASRIMAAWDTQGLIDSKRKNLLVRDTFALTAIAERVAE from the coding sequence ATGGTCACAGAGAAATTGGATCAGGCGCTGGTCCGCAGTTTCCCCATTTTTCAGAATACTCCGGCAGCGGATCTCGGCACGATGCTGAACCACGCCAGTCCCCGGCAGGTTTCCCCCGGCAGCAGTGTATTCACGCAAGGGGCGATGGCGGATAGTTTCTACGTCCTGCTATTTGGGCGCCTGAAGGTAGTGCAGACAACACGCGATGGACATCAGGTTATCGTACGACATGTGAACCCTGGCGATCTATTCGGCATTGCTCAAGCGCTGGCCCGCCCGGATTATCCGGCAACGGCCATCGCCTTGACCGATAGCCGAATGTTGTTTTGGAACGCAGCGCTCTGGTCGTCCTTCCTCTCCCTCAGCCCCGCCTTTGCCCAGAATGCCTTGCATGCCGTTGGGCAGCGCTTGCAGGAAGCGCATACCCGCATCCAAGAGCTAACTACAGAAGAAGTTGAGCGCCGCATTGCCCACGCCGTCTTGCATCTCGCCGAACGATCTGGGCGACCTGCCGAGGGTGGGGTGCTGTTAGATTTTCCGATTACCCGCCAAGATATCGCCGAAATGACCGGCACGACGCTGCATACCGCGAGCCGCATCATGGCCGCTTGGGATACCCAGGGTCTAATCGATTCCAAACGGAAAAATCTATTGGTGCGGGATACATTCGCCCTAACGGCAATTGCAGAGCGCGTGGCGGAGTAA
- a CDS encoding ABC transporter ATP-binding protein yields the protein MTILSLSGLNHAYLGRTVIDQVSLSVEAGEIIALVGPSGCGKSTLVHLAAGLIEARAGRIERGYQRHGMVFQDPRLMPWLTARDNIALPLKLIGINRRTRHERAEAQACAVAFDPVDLDKFPAELSGGMRQRVAIARALIARPDFIYFDEPFTALDVALKRRMQDLVITAARDCRFAGLFVTHDLMEATRIAHRILVLDRHGRGVRGARFLEGKPGDRDDAALFALVQHLTHDDPLFQQINDFDERRIA from the coding sequence GTGACCATATTGTCTCTCTCCGGCCTAAACCACGCGTATCTGGGACGCACGGTGATCGACCAAGTTTCATTATCGGTTGAGGCCGGAGAGATTATTGCCTTGGTTGGCCCATCCGGCTGCGGCAAAAGCACGTTGGTGCACCTTGCGGCTGGTTTGATCGAAGCGCGGGCTGGTCGGATCGAACGGGGCTACCAGCGGCATGGAATGGTCTTTCAAGACCCCCGGCTCATGCCCTGGCTGACGGCACGCGACAATATTGCCCTACCTTTGAAGTTGATAGGAATCAACCGCCGAACCCGGCACGAACGGGCGGAAGCACAGGCTTGCGCTGTAGCCTTCGATCCGGTTGATCTTGATAAATTTCCGGCCGAACTGTCGGGTGGAATGCGGCAGCGCGTGGCGATTGCCCGCGCCTTGATCGCTAGGCCGGATTTTATCTATTTCGACGAACCTTTCACTGCGCTTGACGTGGCGCTGAAGCGCCGGATGCAGGATCTGGTTATCACCGCCGCCCGCGACTGTCGGTTTGCGGGGTTATTCGTGACCCATGATCTGATGGAGGCAACGCGCATTGCCCATCGGATTCTCGTGCTGGATCGGCACGGTCGGGGCGTGCGCGGTGCCCGCTTTTTGGAGGGTAAACCCGGCGACCGGGACGATGCCGCTCTTTTCGCGCTGGTCCAGCATTTGACGCACGACGATCCGCTGTTTCAACAGATCAACGATTTTGACGAACGGAGGATCGCATGA
- the ubiV gene encoding ubiquinone anaerobic biosynthesis protein UbiV, producing MEFTVGPIQGFWSADAWHDFYVRLADTPGVDRVVMGELICSKRLPFYQDRLPDAIERLQASGKQVAITSLALVTLPREQRMTADLWSLGVEVEINDLTALNSLVDGAPFSVGPLVNVYNESSLRWLARRGAQRVSLPPELPLTAVAALTAASPVPVEVWGWGRLPLALSGRCYHARYHDRPKDQCLFACADDPDGLAVTTLDDQAFLAINGIQTLSTACANLAAHLPGLRAAGVASLRLSPQTIGFFEIVGLFRALRAGEIDAATLADRALPLALGGAFCDGFLKGPSGIAWSGAG from the coding sequence ATGGAGTTTACCGTCGGCCCCATTCAGGGTTTCTGGTCCGCCGATGCCTGGCACGACTTTTACGTCCGTCTCGCCGATACCCCCGGTGTTGACCGAGTGGTCATGGGGGAATTGATCTGCTCGAAGCGTCTGCCCTTTTATCAAGACCGGCTGCCCGATGCGATCGAACGTCTCCAGGCGTCCGGCAAGCAGGTGGCGATAACGAGCCTCGCCCTGGTTACCCTGCCGCGTGAACAGCGGATGACCGCCGACCTGTGGAGCCTTGGGGTGGAGGTTGAGATCAATGACCTCACGGCCTTAAACTCCCTCGTCGACGGGGCCCCTTTCTCGGTTGGGCCACTGGTGAACGTTTATAACGAAAGCAGCCTGCGCTGGTTGGCGCGGCGGGGGGCGCAGCGGGTCTCTCTGCCGCCCGAACTACCCCTCACTGCGGTGGCCGCGCTAACGGCAGCAAGTCCGGTGCCGGTAGAGGTTTGGGGGTGGGGACGCCTACCCTTAGCTTTGTCGGGCCGCTGTTATCATGCCCGCTACCATGACCGTCCGAAGGATCAATGCCTATTCGCATGCGCCGACGATCCCGATGGTCTGGCGGTGACAACGCTCGACGATCAAGCCTTTCTGGCGATCAATGGTATTCAGACGCTATCGACCGCCTGCGCTAATCTGGCGGCACATCTGCCCGGCCTGCGCGCGGCCGGGGTGGCGAGCCTGCGCTTATCGCCGCAGACAATTGGTTTTTTTGAGATTGTCGGGCTGTTTCGGGCGTTACGTGCGGGGGAAATCGACGCGGCGACGCTGGCGGACCGGGCTTTGCCCTTAGCACTCGGTGGCGCTTTCTGCGATGGGTTTCTAAAGGGGCCGAGCGGTATCGCTTGGTCGGGGGCGGGATAA
- the ubiU gene encoding ubiquinone anaerobic biosynthesis protein UbiU has product MELVCPAGTPAALRAAVDAGADAVYCGFADETNARNFPGLNFSRPELAEAVRYAHRKGTKLLVAINTFPRAGDEAIWHRAVVDAAQAGADAVILADLGLIAYTADHHPDLRRHLSVQAAAANPDVINFYAETFGIRRVVLPRVLSVEEIAAINTAVDVETEAFVFGGLCVMAEGRCALSSYITGQSPNMNGVCSPASHVSYAQEDGVLAARLGGYTIHRAPATQAAPYPTLCKGCFKVGAREGYVFEEPASLDASMILPALARAGVSAFKIEGRQRSRAYVTAVVRSFRGVLAAMAEGQAIPAGALASLAEGQSATVGAYRKIWR; this is encoded by the coding sequence ATGGAACTCGTCTGCCCAGCCGGAACCCCTGCCGCGTTGCGTGCTGCCGTTGATGCCGGTGCCGATGCGGTCTATTGCGGCTTTGCCGACGAAACCAATGCCCGCAATTTCCCTGGACTGAATTTCTCGCGCCCGGAGTTGGCCGAAGCGGTGCGATACGCCCATCGCAAAGGGACCAAGCTGCTCGTGGCGATCAATACTTTCCCCCGCGCGGGCGATGAGGCGATTTGGCATCGGGCCGTTGTGGACGCGGCGCAAGCCGGGGCTGATGCCGTCATTTTGGCCGATTTGGGGCTGATAGCCTATACCGCCGACCATCACCCGGACCTGCGCCGTCACCTGTCAGTTCAGGCGGCGGCGGCCAATCCTGATGTGATTAACTTCTATGCCGAAACCTTCGGTATTCGGCGCGTGGTGCTGCCGCGCGTTTTGAGTGTCGAGGAAATCGCCGCGATCAATACCGCCGTTGACGTTGAAACCGAAGCCTTTGTATTCGGCGGCCTCTGCGTTATGGCGGAGGGGCGCTGCGCACTCTCGTCTTACATCACGGGCCAGTCGCCGAATATGAACGGCGTCTGTTCACCCGCAAGCCATGTCAGTTATGCCCAGGAGGACGGGGTGCTGGCGGCGCGTTTAGGAGGCTATACCATCCACCGCGCGCCAGCGACGCAGGCCGCCCCCTATCCGACATTGTGCAAAGGCTGTTTCAAAGTGGGGGCGCGCGAAGGCTATGTGTTCGAGGAACCGGCCAGTCTCGATGCCTCGATGATTTTGCCCGCCTTGGCACGCGCCGGGGTCTCGGCTTTCAAAATCGAGGGGCGTCAGCGCTCGCGCGCTTATGTTACTGCGGTGGTGCGCAGTTTTCGGGGGGTTCTCGCGGCGATGGCAGAAGGGCAAGCGATTCCCGCCGGGGCGCTGGCATCCTTGGCGGAAGGGCAGAGCGCCACCGTTGGAGCCTATCGAAAAATCTGGAGATAA
- a CDS encoding NnrS family protein: MRRFSALADTLGDEGLRLFFPLAALHAAIWPALWAIGQGFDLVFTRTTSPFVWHGYELLIGAYGAALIGFITTAVPEWTGTPRPQGGLLFGLALLWGIGRLVGLGGADRFGVVAALADLGWLAALVGFVALVSLRRRTDRLLGFLLWLSALAAAAAMVRWGMICADMALAERGVLMVALAFLGLLGLALARIGPPILNQILDPTEASFPFRPHPGRLNLAPGLVAVAVIGQGVGGAEPVFAYLLMAAGAAFLDRTGETFVGREFFRAEVLALAGSSLLAGAGLMAWGASLLWATTTPLFGLHLAVMGGLGLGVLAVFSIAGLLHTGRPLGLRRKTRFALLLILLALGVRVLPEFGLGGLNAYRWAALLWAASFLLWFWDYWPWLKSAPGGPDHASACGGVSFSRSTARAAICPTRASTDIGRK, encoded by the coding sequence ATGAGGCGCTTTTCGGCCCTGGCCGATACGTTGGGGGACGAGGGACTACGGCTATTTTTTCCGCTGGCGGCCCTTCATGCTGCCATTTGGCCAGCGCTGTGGGCGATAGGCCAGGGGTTTGATCTGGTTTTTACCCGAACCACCAGTCCCTTTGTATGGCATGGGTATGAATTGCTGATAGGAGCCTATGGGGCCGCCTTGATTGGCTTTATTACCACAGCTGTTCCAGAATGGACCGGCACGCCCCGGCCCCAGGGAGGGCTGCTCTTTGGGCTAGCGCTGTTGTGGGGGATTGGGCGTTTGGTTGGGCTGGGGGGCGCCGACCGTTTTGGGGTGGTTGCGGCGCTTGCCGACCTCGGATGGTTAGCGGCTCTGGTTGGCTTTGTTGCACTGGTGTCCCTCCGCCGACGGACCGACCGACTGCTGGGGTTTTTGCTCTGGCTATCGGCCCTCGCCGCCGCTGCCGCAATGGTACGCTGGGGGATGATCTGCGCCGATATGGCCCTTGCCGAGAGGGGGGTGTTGATGGTGGCGCTGGCATTTTTGGGGCTGCTGGGGTTGGCCCTGGCGCGGATCGGTCCGCCGATCCTCAATCAGATTTTGGACCCAACCGAGGCAAGCTTCCCGTTTCGGCCCCATCCAGGCCGCTTAAACCTTGCACCCGGCCTCGTGGCGGTCGCGGTGATCGGTCAAGGGGTGGGGGGGGCGGAGCCGGTTTTCGCCTATCTGCTGATGGCTGCCGGGGCGGCGTTCTTAGACCGAACCGGCGAGACTTTTGTCGGGCGAGAGTTTTTCCGGGCGGAAGTGTTGGCCCTGGCCGGATCATCGCTGCTGGCGGGGGCGGGGTTAATGGCCTGGGGCGCGAGCTTGCTTTGGGCAACGACCACCCCGCTCTTCGGGCTGCATCTCGCGGTGATGGGCGGGCTGGGGTTGGGGGTGCTCGCCGTTTTCAGCATTGCCGGGCTGTTGCATACGGGGCGTCCGCTGGGACTGCGGCGGAAGACCCGGTTTGCGCTTCTCTTGATCCTGCTTGCTCTTGGCGTGCGCGTTCTACCGGAATTTGGTTTGGGGGGCTTGAATGCTTACCGATGGGCCGCGTTGCTTTGGGCAGCCTCCTTCCTCTTGTGGTTCTGGGACTATTGGCCGTGGCTCAAAAGTGCCCCAGGGGGGCCGGACCACGCCTCGGCTTGTGGGGGCGTAAGTTTCAGCAGATCGACGGCGCGGGCCGCAATTTGCCCAACCAGAGCATCCACCGATATAGGGCGCAAGTAG
- a CDS encoding NnrS family protein, producing MPHRPLFLGAALLASLSVPLWLAAQAMGVSDLAGLPPRLWHTREMLFGFLPAVVAGYLLSVMPNRSRRLPRHGVPLAGLVFLWLLARLPLPAPLMTPGILVIIDAAFPAAVLGALLREARFPGPWPHWPEIGAVAVLTVGCGASRALFLLETYPQFWQLWPGTLRAALTLALWLIFLVGGRLTPSLTRSACLDRKCRMAIAAPNGFDRWIMAVTLPALGLIVADLQSPAVALVLAVVGGLHLARLARWRGWLPLPLKVRALHFGYAWASLSVLLAAVAACGWTSGDTARHAAAVGALGTMSLAVMVRLATTLGPLPRADLRWCRSALALILLATPLRLTAGPTPSPLLWFAAIAWSLGWACSARALAQGWLSRPRPSDTARPL from the coding sequence GTGCCGCACCGCCCCTTGTTTTTGGGGGCGGCGCTGCTGGCAAGCCTAAGCGTTCCCCTGTGGCTTGCGGCCCAGGCGATGGGGGTGTCTGACCTGGCGGGCCTGCCACCGCGCCTCTGGCATACGCGAGAAATGCTGTTTGGTTTCTTGCCTGCCGTGGTCGCGGGCTATCTTCTCTCCGTCATGCCGAACCGATCCCGCCGCCTGCCGCGCCATGGCGTGCCGCTGGCGGGGCTGGTTTTCCTCTGGCTCTTAGCCCGCCTGCCCCTCCCTGCCCCGCTCATGACGCCGGGAATATTGGTCATCATAGATGCCGCCTTCCCAGCGGCTGTCCTGGGTGCTCTACTGCGTGAGGCTCGCTTCCCCGGACCCTGGCCCCATTGGCCGGAAATCGGTGCAGTCGCGGTACTGACTGTCGGATGTGGGGCCAGCCGAGCGCTCTTCTTGCTCGAAACCTACCCCCAGTTCTGGCAGCTTTGGCCTGGGACACTGCGGGCGGCCTTGACCTTGGCGTTGTGGTTGATTTTCCTCGTTGGCGGGCGGCTGACACCGAGTCTAACCCGAAGCGCCTGCCTCGACCGGAAGTGCCGGATGGCCATTGCCGCCCCAAACGGCTTCGACCGATGGATCATGGCAGTCACTTTGCCCGCGCTGGGCCTCATCGTGGCCGATTTACAGTCTCCTGCCGTAGCGCTGGTCCTGGCCGTGGTAGGCGGGCTGCATTTGGCGCGCTTGGCCCGCTGGCGGGGGTGGTTACCGTTGCCATTGAAGGTGCGCGCCCTGCATTTTGGCTATGCCTGGGCGAGCCTATCGGTTCTACTGGCGGCCGTGGCAGCGTGCGGCTGGACCTCCGGCGATACCGCACGCCACGCTGCGGCGGTTGGCGCCTTAGGCACGATGAGCTTGGCGGTGATGGTACGCCTCGCCACCACCCTAGGGCCCCTGCCGCGTGCCGATCTCCGCTGGTGTCGCTCTGCCCTAGCCCTAATTCTGCTGGCGACGCCCCTGCGCCTCACTGCCGGACCGACGCCCTCACCGCTGCTATGGTTTGCCGCAATCGCCTGGAGCCTGGGATGGGCCTGCAGTGCGCGCGCCTTGGCCCAGGGCTGGTTATCCCGCCCCCGACCAAGCGATACCGCTCGGCCCCTTTAG
- a CDS encoding ABC transporter permease gives MIASICKRSAAAGLDRLGRSLGFLWGGWAGLAAVFLLAAVWQAGHEAYGAFVLPRPEETLRAAWAILQRPDYRAIVALSLLRALEGFAMASILGVLLGLASGYSPASLRLARPLLTLMLGVPPIAWIVLAMIWFGIGQGTILATIVIAVAPVLFVGAVEGVAQRDRGLDILCQAFGAGPFRRFWASACPQAMQQIFPALALGLGVAVKVAVMAELLTHTVGIGRLLATARANLDITEALAWVLIAVGGLILLEYGVLHPLRAEAERWRDASRAWGVRR, from the coding sequence ATGATCGCTTCTATTTGTAAGCGCAGCGCAGCCGCTGGGCTCGACCGTCTGGGGCGCAGTTTGGGCTTTCTATGGGGTGGGTGGGCCGGTCTTGCAGCGGTCTTTTTGCTGGCAGCGGTTTGGCAGGCAGGACATGAGGCTTATGGGGCCTTCGTTCTGCCCCGCCCGGAAGAAACCTTGCGGGCGGCCTGGGCAATCCTCCAGCGGCCCGACTATCGCGCGATTGTCGCCCTTAGCCTTCTGCGGGCTTTGGAAGGGTTTGCGATGGCAAGTATTCTGGGGGTGCTCTTAGGATTGGCGTCGGGCTATTCGCCCGCCAGTCTAAGGCTGGCGCGACCGCTTCTGACCTTGATGCTCGGTGTTCCGCCGATTGCTTGGATTGTTTTGGCGATGATCTGGTTCGGGATTGGTCAAGGAACGATCCTAGCGACCATTGTGATTGCCGTTGCACCGGTTCTCTTTGTCGGCGCGGTCGAAGGGGTTGCCCAGCGTGATCGGGGGCTGGATATTCTCTGCCAAGCGTTTGGAGCTGGGCCGTTCCGGCGCTTTTGGGCCTCCGCCTGTCCTCAGGCGATGCAGCAGATTTTTCCGGCATTGGCCTTGGGGCTGGGAGTGGCGGTTAAAGTCGCTGTGATGGCCGAACTTCTAACCCATACGGTGGGAATCGGTCGTCTGCTGGCAACGGCCCGTGCCAATCTTGACATTACAGAAGCGCTGGCCTGGGTGCTCATCGCTGTTGGCGGACTAATTCTGCTGGAATATGGGGTGCTGCATCCGTTACGGGCGGAGGCGGAACGCTGGCGAGATGCCAGCCGGGCCTGGGGGGTTCGGCGGTGA
- a CDS encoding DUF2249 domain-containing protein codes for MLAALPQTVATLDLRTLPHPERHRLVFVQFAALQPGEAVELINDHDPLGLRHQFDQHVPGYFTWAYSESGPQDWRVVVGKTAVHTEAPAAKAQCGCGSNGAGGCG; via the coding sequence ATGTTGGCTGCCCTTCCTCAAACCGTCGCTACCCTCGACCTCCGCACACTGCCCCACCCCGAACGGCATCGGTTGGTTTTCGTGCAGTTCGCCGCTCTGCAACCCGGCGAGGCCGTCGAACTTATTAACGATCATGACCCGCTGGGGCTGCGCCACCAGTTCGATCAACATGTGCCCGGCTATTTCACCTGGGCGTATAGTGAGAGCGGGCCGCAGGATTGGCGCGTCGTCGTCGGTAAGACCGCTGTTCATACCGAGGCCCCCGCCGCCAAGGCCCAGTGCGGGTGCGGCTCGAACGGTGCCGGGGGATGCGGCTGA
- a CDS encoding ABC transporter substrate-binding protein: MTMMTKRISAVSRRGFIAGAAGLLTLPGLSRAAAARLDELVLFGPPAGPSIVLAAALAQGHLAPLARSVRLKIWTNPDEMRAGLVSGTMPLAVMPTTAAAALYNRGFPIRLLNTMTDGLLYIVSADPALQAVPDLKGKVLAIPFGNDLPNFILSRVLTHHGLDEARDLSIMITGTPTEAIQLLLTGHVAAALVPDPSAAAAEIKSKALGKVVERRIDLQVEWGKITGLGSFLPQAGVGVTEAFLSQYPETVAALSTLLIAAADAVRADPATAAAAAAPTLDLPVPVLTAAIPHCNLVTRPAHSARSALDASFRAILAVNPGGIGGKLPDDRFYL, translated from the coding sequence ATGACCATGATGACGAAGCGCATTTCCGCTGTGTCGCGGCGCGGCTTCATTGCCGGGGCGGCGGGCCTTCTAACGTTGCCCGGTCTTAGCCGGGCGGCAGCGGCCCGGTTAGATGAATTGGTTTTGTTTGGGCCACCAGCTGGCCCATCGATCGTTCTGGCCGCAGCGCTCGCCCAAGGGCACCTTGCCCCGCTTGCCCGGAGTGTCCGGCTGAAAATCTGGACCAATCCCGATGAGATGCGTGCGGGCCTCGTGTCCGGCACGATGCCTCTTGCTGTGATGCCGACCACGGCGGCGGCGGCGCTTTACAACCGGGGCTTTCCGATCCGTTTACTCAATACGATGACCGATGGGTTGCTTTATATCGTCAGCGCCGATCCAGCCCTGCAGGCTGTACCCGACCTCAAGGGCAAGGTGCTTGCCATTCCCTTCGGGAATGATTTGCCGAATTTCATCCTATCGCGGGTTCTGACGCATCACGGGCTGGATGAGGCGCGAGATCTGAGCATCATGATCACCGGAACACCGACCGAAGCCATTCAACTGCTCCTGACGGGGCACGTCGCCGCCGCCCTAGTACCCGACCCGTCAGCGGCTGCCGCAGAAATCAAAAGTAAGGCCCTTGGAAAGGTTGTCGAGCGGCGGATCGATCTTCAGGTCGAATGGGGCAAGATCACGGGCCTGGGGTCGTTCTTGCCGCAAGCCGGGGTTGGGGTGACGGAGGCGTTTTTAAGCCAGTATCCGGAAACCGTTGCCGCACTCTCGACGCTGCTGATCGCCGCGGCGGACGCGGTTCGGGCCGATCCGGCGACCGCGGCGGCTGCCGCCGCACCAACCCTGGATCTGCCGGTGCCGGTGCTGACGGCGGCGATTCCCCATTGCAATTTGGTTACCCGCCCCGCGCACAGCGCGCGTTCAGCCCTGGACGCAAGTTTCCGGGCCATCCTGGCGGTCAATCCTGGCGGGATTGGAGGAAAACTGCCCGATGATCGCTTCTATTTGTAA